In a single window of the Streptomyces sp. NBC_00353 genome:
- the thrS gene encoding threonine--tRNA ligase, producing the protein MSDVRVIIQRDSEREERVVTTGTTAAELFPGERTVVAARVAGELKDLAYVVADGEVVEPVEISSEDGLNILRHSTAHVMAQAVQELFPEAKLGIGPPVKDGFYYDFDVEKPFTPEDLKAIEKKMQEIQKRGQRFSRRVVTDEAAREELADEPYKLELIGIKGAASTDDGADVEVGGGELTIYDNLDAKTGDLCWKDLCRGPHLPTTRNIPAFKLMRNAAAYWRGSEKNPMLQRIYGTAWPTKDELKAHLEFLEEAAKRDHRKLGNELDLFSFPDEIGPGLAVFHPKGGIVRRAMEDYSRKRHEEEGYEFVYSPHATKGKLFEKSGHLDWYAEGMYPPMQLDDGVDYYLKPMNCPMHNLIFDARGRSYRELPLRLFEFGTVYRYEKSGVVHGLTRSRGFTQDDAHIYCTKEQMAEELDKTLTFVLNLLRDYGLTDFYLELSTKDPEKFVGSDEIWDEATETLRQVAEKQGLPLVPDPGGAAFYGPKISVQCKDAIGRTWQMSTVQLDFNLPERFDLEYTGPDGTKQRPVMIHRALFGSIERFFAVLLEHYAGAFPVWLAPVQAVGIPIGDAHIPYLQEFAAAARKKGLRVEVDASSDRMQKKIRNQQKAKVPFMIIAGDEDMANGAVSFRYRDGSQENGIPVDEAIAKIQKAVEDRVQV; encoded by the coding sequence GTGTCAGACGTCCGTGTGATCATCCAACGCGATTCCGAGCGGGAAGAGCGCGTGGTGACGACGGGCACTACGGCTGCCGAGCTCTTCCCCGGCGAGCGCACCGTCGTTGCCGCCCGGGTCGCCGGTGAGCTGAAGGACCTCGCGTACGTCGTCGCCGACGGCGAGGTCGTCGAACCCGTCGAGATCTCCTCCGAGGACGGCCTGAACATCCTCCGGCACTCCACCGCGCACGTCATGGCGCAGGCCGTGCAGGAGCTCTTCCCCGAGGCCAAGCTCGGCATCGGCCCGCCGGTCAAGGACGGCTTCTACTACGACTTCGACGTCGAGAAGCCGTTCACGCCCGAGGACCTCAAGGCCATCGAGAAGAAGATGCAGGAGATCCAGAAGCGGGGACAGCGGTTCTCCCGCCGGGTCGTCACCGACGAGGCCGCCCGTGAGGAGCTGGCCGACGAGCCGTACAAGCTGGAGCTCATCGGTATCAAGGGTGCCGCCTCCACGGACGACGGCGCGGACGTCGAGGTGGGCGGCGGCGAGCTGACCATCTACGACAACCTGGACGCCAAGACCGGAGACCTGTGCTGGAAGGACCTCTGCCGCGGTCCGCACCTGCCGACCACCCGGAACATCCCGGCGTTCAAGCTGATGCGGAACGCCGCGGCGTACTGGCGGGGCAGCGAGAAGAACCCGATGCTCCAGCGCATCTACGGCACCGCCTGGCCCACCAAGGACGAGCTCAAGGCACACCTGGAGTTCCTGGAGGAGGCCGCCAAGCGCGACCACCGCAAGCTCGGCAACGAGCTGGACCTCTTCTCCTTCCCCGACGAGATCGGCCCCGGCCTCGCCGTCTTCCACCCCAAGGGCGGCATCGTCCGCCGGGCCATGGAGGACTACTCGCGCAAGCGGCACGAGGAGGAGGGCTACGAGTTCGTCTACTCGCCGCACGCCACCAAGGGCAAGCTCTTCGAGAAGTCCGGCCACCTGGACTGGTACGCCGAAGGCATGTACCCGCCCATGCAGCTCGACGACGGGGTGGACTACTACCTCAAGCCGATGAACTGCCCCATGCACAACCTGATCTTCGATGCGCGCGGCCGTTCCTACCGCGAACTGCCGCTGCGTCTCTTCGAGTTCGGCACGGTGTACCGCTACGAGAAGTCGGGTGTGGTGCACGGCCTGACCCGTTCGCGCGGCTTCACGCAGGACGACGCGCACATCTACTGCACCAAGGAGCAGATGGCGGAGGAGCTCGACAAGACGCTCACCTTCGTCCTGAACCTGCTGCGCGACTACGGTCTGACCGACTTCTACCTGGAGCTCTCCACCAAGGACCCGGAGAAGTTCGTCGGCTCGGACGAGATCTGGGACGAGGCCACCGAGACGCTGCGCCAGGTGGCCGAGAAGCAGGGCCTTCCCCTGGTCCCCGACCCGGGCGGCGCCGCTTTCTACGGCCCGAAGATCTCGGTCCAGTGCAAGGACGCCATCGGCCGCACCTGGCAGATGTCGACCGTGCAGCTCGACTTCAACCTGCCGGAGCGCTTCGACCTGGAGTACACCGGCCCCGACGGGACCAAGCAGCGCCCGGTCATGATCCACCGCGCCCTGTTCGGCTCCATCGAGCGGTTCTTCGCCGTGCTGCTGGAGCACTACGCGGGTGCGTTCCCGGTGTGGCTGGCCCCGGTCCAGGCGGTCGGCATCCCGATCGGCGACGCGCACATCCCGTACCTCCAGGAGTTCGCGGCGGCGGCCAGGAAGAAGGGGCTGCGGGTCGAGGTGGACGCCTCGTCCGACCGCATGCAGAAGAAGATCCGCAATCAGCAGAAGGCCAAGGTGCCCTTCATGATCATCGCGGGTGACGAGGACATGGCCAACGGCGCCGTATCCTTCCGCTACCGCGACGGATCGCAGGAGAACGGCATCCCGGTCGACGAGGCCATCGCCAAGATCCAGAAGGCCGTCGAGGACCGCGTCCAGGTCTGA
- a CDS encoding potassium channel family protein, protein MSDQPTDSTPLRFSRWEQRTEVPLFVASLVFLIGYAGRVLAPHDAQPWRGIALILVCCTWLFFGVDYVVRIRLSGQGLRFLRTHWLDTVVLVLPLLRPLRLIRLYTALQRRREQPRLSLYARVIAYAGMTALLLGFSAALAVYHQEHDAPGTTIRTFGDSVWWACETLTTVGYGDAVPVTAGGRTVAAGLMVCGLALLGAVTGSFSSWLVQVFTREDEKGPTQSG, encoded by the coding sequence ATGAGCGACCAGCCCACGGACTCCACCCCTCTGCGGTTCAGTCGCTGGGAGCAGCGAACGGAAGTACCGCTCTTCGTCGCGTCGCTGGTCTTCCTCATCGGGTACGCGGGCCGGGTCCTCGCCCCGCACGACGCCCAGCCCTGGCGCGGCATCGCCCTGATCCTGGTCTGTTGCACCTGGCTGTTCTTCGGCGTGGACTACGTCGTACGGATCCGGCTCAGCGGCCAGGGCCTGCGGTTCCTGCGCACCCACTGGCTGGACACGGTGGTGCTGGTGCTTCCACTGCTGCGCCCGCTGCGCCTGATCCGGCTCTACACGGCCCTCCAGCGGCGAAGGGAGCAGCCACGGCTGAGTCTGTACGCCCGGGTGATCGCCTACGCCGGTATGACCGCCCTGCTGCTCGGATTCTCGGCCGCGCTGGCCGTGTACCACCAGGAGCACGATGCTCCGGGCACCACGATCCGCACCTTCGGCGACTCGGTGTGGTGGGCGTGCGAGACGCTCACCACAGTGGGGTACGGGGACGCGGTCCCGGTCACGGCGGGCGGCCGGACCGTCGCGGCGGGGCTGATGGTCTGCGGTCTGGCGCTGCTGGGGGCAGTGACTGGTTCGTTCTCGTCGTGGCTGGTGCAGGTGTTCACCCGGGAGGACGAGAAGGGGCCCACGCAGAGCGGCTAG
- a CDS encoding HIT family protein, with product MLIGMTTEPEQQIGVGTPDAFQRLWTPHRMAYIQGENKPTGPEAGDGCPFCAIPAKSDEDGLVVARGEKVYAVLNLYPYNGGHLMVVPYRHVADYTELDGPETLELADFTKRAMSALRAASGAHGFNIGMNQGAVAGAGIAAHLHQHLVPRWGGDTNFMPVVGHTKVLPQLLADTRKMLADAWPAA from the coding sequence ATGCTGATCGGCATGACGACTGAGCCGGAGCAGCAGATCGGAGTGGGAACGCCCGACGCGTTCCAGCGCCTGTGGACGCCTCACCGGATGGCGTACATCCAGGGTGAGAACAAGCCGACCGGCCCTGAGGCCGGCGACGGCTGTCCGTTCTGTGCGATCCCGGCGAAGTCGGACGAGGACGGACTCGTCGTGGCGCGCGGCGAGAAGGTCTATGCCGTGCTCAACCTGTATCCGTACAACGGCGGCCACCTCATGGTGGTGCCGTACCGGCATGTCGCCGACTACACGGAGCTGGACGGTCCGGAGACGCTTGAGCTGGCCGACTTCACCAAGCGCGCGATGTCGGCGCTGCGGGCGGCCTCGGGAGCGCACGGCTTCAACATCGGGATGAACCAGGGAGCGGTGGCGGGCGCGGGAATCGCCGCCCATCTGCATCAGCACCTGGTGCCGCGCTGGGGTGGCGACACGAACTTCATGCCGGTGGTGGGTCATACGAAGGTGCTGCCGCAGCTGCTGGCCGACACCCGGAAGATGCTGGCCGACGCCTGGCCCGCGGCCTGA